The Polyodon spathula isolate WHYD16114869_AA chromosome 3, ASM1765450v1, whole genome shotgun sequence genome has a segment encoding these proteins:
- the LOC121308058 gene encoding gamma-crystallin N has protein sequence MSQYSGKIVFYEGKCFTGRKLEVYGDSDNFQDRGFMNRVNSIRVESGAWICFDHPDFRGQQYILEHGEYPEFHRWNAHNDHMGSCRPVRMHGEHYRMELFEGCNFTGQCMEFCDDCPFLQGRGWNRNCVNALRVYGDGAWVMYEEPNYRGRMYIVERGNYRSHTDWQGHSANIQSIRRVANYF, from the exons ATGTCTCAGTACTCTGGAAAG ATTGTGTTTTATGAGGGTAAATGTTTTACCGGGAGGAAGTTGGAGGTCTATGGCGACTCTGACAACTTCCAGGACCGGGGCTTCATGAACCGGGTGAACTCTATCCGCGTGGAAAGCGGAGCCTGGATCTGCTTCGATCACCCCGACTTCCGAGGGCAGCAGTACATCCTGGAACACGGGGAGTACCCCGAGTTTCACCGATGGAATGCCCACAATGATCACATGGGGTCCTGCCGGCCAGTCAGGATG CATGGTGAGCACTACAGAATGGAGCTGTTTGAAGGCTGTAACTTCACTGGCCAGTGCATGGAGTTCTGTGATGATTGCCCCTTCCTGCAGGGTCGTGGCTGGAACAGGAACTGCGTGAACGCTCTCCGGGTCTATGGAGATGGAGC CTGGGTGATGTACGAGGAGCCCAACTACCGCGGGCGCATGTACATCGTGGAGAGAGGCAACTACCGCAGTCACACCGATTGGCAGGGGCACAGCGCCAACATCCAGTCCATCAGACGGGTCGCCaactatttttaa